Proteins from one Deltaproteobacteria bacterium genomic window:
- a CDS encoding penicillin-insensitive murein endopeptidase, translating to LELYQNDDWDGDGISNYIEVENDENNLNPVIINEDYLPEGDAGAIPANVNTLMAYSQGTHGDGRLFGGLRVANNDKGYFYQHSVDVDDTDNFAIPEVLQRIEAVAKEWERRHPDLEPLKSNMFTNGDRDNLYTDDGRKDSAGNPKLNGVRFGMNDLSLENGGRMCWPTASGGIDCHNSHQNGLDVDVWFVRKDNQEGPVNVANKALYDQALSEELINLFIEVGGAIRIFVASNSEINTTEIIRIQEDHYDHFHATFPNPNPPFGEIEVTATEPQVEVTTGFKVSTIEAGPINDRYGMNLFEGYRVNVSSSAGTIYYQGSAKGSFTNLPVNGNGKVIFQLKRSIAGDATISVSTRNPYNEPQAQANGTHTITFN from the coding sequence GCCTGAAGGGGACGCTGGTGCTATACCTGCTAATGTAAATACACTTATGGCCTACTCGCAGGGTACCCATGGGGATGGTAGATTATTTGGTGGACTTAGAGTTGCAAATAATGATAAGGGGTACTTTTATCAGCATAGTGTGGATGTCGATGATACTGATAACTTCGCTATTCCAGAAGTTTTGCAGCGCATTGAGGCCGTTGCGAAAGAATGGGAACGGCGTCATCCTGATCTTGAACCGCTGAAGTCTAATATGTTTACTAATGGTGATAGAGATAACTTGTATACTGATGATGGTAGAAAAGATAGTGCAGGTAATCCTAAGTTGAATGGAGTAAGGTTTGGGATGAATGATTTGAGTCTTGAAAATGGGGGACGTATGTGTTGGCCTACGGCAAGTGGTGGAATTGACTGTCATAACTCTCATCAAAATGGTCTTGATGTAGATGTTTGGTTTGTAAGAAAAGATAATCAGGAAGGTCCAGTTAATGTTGCTAACAAAGCACTTTATGATCAGGCTCTTTCGGAGGAGTTGATAAATTTGTTTATTGAAGTAGGGGGAGCAATTCGTATTTTTGTTGCATCAAATTCAGAAATAAATACTACTGAAATTATACGTATTCAAGAGGATCATTATGACCATTTCCATGCTACGTTTCCAAATCCAAATCCACCTTTTGGAGAAATTGAGGTTACTGCGACAGAGCCTCAGGTTGAAGTAACAACGGGCTTTAAAGTTTCAACAATTGAAGCTGGGCCTATTAATGATAGATACGGGATGAACCTTTTTGAAGGATATAGAGTAAATGTCTCGTCAAGTGCAGGTACAATTTATTATCAAGGTAGCGCTAAGGGAAGCTTCACTAACTTGCCTGTTAATGGTAACGGCAAAGTAATTTTCCAACTTAAACGTTCTATTGCTGGTGATGCAACTATTTCGGTGTCAACAAGAAATCCGTATAATGAGCCACAAGCACAGGCTAACGGGACTCATACTATAACTTTTAATTAA